Proteins encoded within one genomic window of Amycolatopsis sp. 2-15:
- a CDS encoding AMP-binding protein, whose protein sequence is MPFTACEPKGPAITDVFTPGPGTTVFSLRPPPSVVDRFRAEGFWREGNPLQDLVRWRDETPDATALIALRTATGETTRLTYREYARSVERYAGALTELGVGPGQVVAVQLPNVWQVNPLLLACFRVGALVAPVMPTIRSRELERVLARVGASVCVTADVWDGYDHAAALTELAPRLPKLRHRVVLGSRVAADEVDFTRHFEQPWETRHAVALDDARPDPDQVCLVLFTSGTTGRPKGALHTLNTEYATAAAHLTADDQGPAERFFTPHSLTHTGGIFYCLMRPLLTGGCGVVADRWEPEVIGAYLEETAVTQLLIAPVFLTQLLPYARPGRLRTVTTLGTATPAVLVADVARVLGVPLRTCWGMTESGGTLMRADDPPDWALHSVGRISRDSELDLRSDLGEITAERPGRLYVRGATVCLATVGRDTGELTVLADHDDGWYDTGDLAIPDGRGGIRLLGRDADRIGGVLMIPAADVESALLAHPAVRDVALVGYPDDTGGELPAAVVVAVAAAEPPTLTDLRAHLGALGMTEWYWPTRLELVPELPRTAMGKVRKDVLARSLTC, encoded by the coding sequence GTGCCGTTCACCGCCTGCGAGCCGAAGGGGCCGGCCATCACCGACGTGTTCACGCCCGGACCGGGGACGACGGTGTTCAGCCTCCGGCCGCCACCATCCGTTGTGGACCGCTTTCGCGCGGAAGGCTTCTGGCGGGAAGGAAATCCGCTGCAGGACCTCGTGCGGTGGCGCGACGAGACGCCGGACGCGACCGCCCTCATCGCGCTTCGGACGGCGACCGGCGAAACGACCCGGCTGACCTATCGCGAGTACGCGCGGTCCGTCGAGCGCTACGCCGGGGCGCTGACCGAGCTGGGCGTGGGGCCGGGGCAGGTCGTGGCCGTACAGCTGCCGAACGTGTGGCAGGTCAATCCGTTGCTGCTGGCCTGCTTCCGGGTCGGCGCACTGGTGGCGCCCGTGATGCCGACGATCCGGTCGCGTGAGCTGGAGCGCGTGCTCGCCCGGGTCGGCGCGTCGGTGTGCGTGACGGCCGACGTCTGGGACGGCTACGACCACGCGGCGGCTTTGACGGAGCTGGCCCCGCGGCTGCCGAAACTGCGGCACCGGGTCGTGCTGGGCTCGCGGGTCGCGGCGGACGAGGTCGATTTCACGCGGCACTTCGAACAACCGTGGGAAACGCGGCACGCCGTCGCCCTCGACGACGCCCGGCCGGATCCCGACCAGGTCTGCCTGGTGTTGTTCACCTCCGGCACCACCGGCCGGCCGAAGGGCGCGCTGCACACGCTCAACACCGAGTACGCGACCGCCGCCGCGCACCTCACGGCCGACGACCAGGGACCGGCCGAGCGGTTCTTCACTCCGCACTCCCTCACGCACACCGGTGGCATCTTCTACTGCCTCATGCGCCCGCTGCTCACGGGTGGCTGCGGGGTCGTCGCGGACCGCTGGGAACCCGAGGTCATCGGCGCGTACCTCGAAGAGACCGCCGTGACGCAGCTGTTGATCGCGCCGGTGTTCCTGACCCAGCTGCTGCCGTACGCGCGGCCCGGCCGGCTGCGGACGGTGACCACGCTCGGCACCGCGACTCCCGCCGTCCTCGTCGCCGACGTCGCCCGCGTCCTGGGCGTGCCGCTGCGCACGTGCTGGGGCATGACCGAGTCCGGCGGCACTCTCATGCGCGCCGACGACCCGCCGGACTGGGCACTGCACAGCGTCGGCCGGATCTCCCGGGACAGCGAACTCGATCTGCGGTCCGACCTGGGGGAAATCACCGCGGAACGGCCGGGCCGGCTCTACGTCCGCGGCGCCACCGTCTGCCTGGCCACCGTCGGCCGCGACACCGGTGAGCTCACCGTGCTGGCCGACCACGACGACGGCTGGTACGACACCGGTGACCTCGCGATCCCCGACGGCCGCGGCGGCATCCGCCTCCTGGGCCGCGACGCCGACCGCATCGGCGGCGTGCTCATGATCCCGGCCGCCGACGTGGAGTCCGCGCTGCTGGCGCACCCGGCCGTGCGCGACGTCGCGCTCGTCGGCTACCCGGACGATACGGGTGGCGAACTGCCTGCGGCGGTCGTCGTGGCCGTGGCCGCGGCCGAGCCGCCGACACTCACCGACCTGCGCGCGCACCTCGGCGCGCTCGGCATGACGGAGTGGTACTGGCCCACCCGCCTGGAGCTGGTGCCGGAGCTGCCGCGCACCGCGATGGGCAAGGTGCGCAAGGACGTCCTCGCGCGCAGCCTCACGTGCTGA
- a CDS encoding DUF2255 family protein, with product MAALSASESLELSAGPGDAWVEVGFVLVDGMLFVRAFRGRRSQWFQAAADHRRGRIRGGTLSRAVAFAADGGHSAEIDEAYQVKYGAAALIVNAEARAATLRISPAEEPAGHSTVEGRGRHLST from the coding sequence CTGGCCGCGCTTTCGGCTTCGGAGTCGCTGGAGCTCAGCGCCGGACCCGGCGACGCCTGGGTGGAAGTCGGTTTCGTCCTCGTCGACGGGATGCTGTTCGTCCGCGCGTTCCGCGGTCGGCGCTCCCAGTGGTTCCAAGCCGCCGCCGACCACCGCCGGGGCCGCATCCGGGGCGGGACGCTGAGCCGCGCTGTCGCGTTCGCCGCGGACGGCGGGCACTCGGCCGAGATCGACGAGGCGTACCAGGTCAAGTACGGAGCCGCTGCCCTCATCGTCAACGCCGAGGCGCGAGCCGCGACGCTCCGGATCAGCCCGGCGGAGGAACCGGCCGGTCACTCCACTGTGGAGGGACGCGGCCGGCACCTCAGCACGTGA